The Kineosporiaceae bacterium genome contains a region encoding:
- a CDS encoding phosphotransferase, with product MLKLHPTSEADDIGFESAALRNTWQPTRRCRARCPVLRTPDGEAVIEQVTPDGVRLARALTWLPGRTWTPSDATAEALRALGTTVAEVDTALAAFEHPHAGRLLRWNLVEAGRALDLIGYVPDADRREVARAVLQEFVDQVAPRWARLPWQVIHNDANDANIVLDDTRARA from the coding sequence GTGCTCAAACTGCACCCGACGAGCGAGGCCGACGACATCGGGTTCGAGTCGGCGGCGCTCCGGAACACCTGGCAGCCCACCCGGCGCTGTCGGGCCAGGTGCCCCGTGCTGCGCACTCCGGACGGCGAGGCGGTGATCGAGCAGGTCACGCCGGACGGCGTCCGGCTGGCGCGCGCGCTCACCTGGCTGCCCGGGCGCACCTGGACGCCGTCCGACGCCACCGCGGAGGCGCTGCGGGCGCTGGGCACCACCGTGGCCGAGGTGGACACCGCGCTGGCTGCGTTCGAGCATCCGCACGCCGGGCGCCTGCTGCGCTGGAACCTGGTCGAGGCCGGACGCGCCCTCGACCTGATCGGGTATGTGCCGGACGCCGACCGCCGCGAGGTGGCGCGCGCCGTCCTGCAGGAGTTCGTCGATCAGGTGGCGCCACGATGGGCGAGGCTGCCCTGGCAGGTGATCCACAACGACGCCAACGACGCCAACATCGTGCTGGACGACACGCGCGCCCGGGCCTGA
- a CDS encoding phosphotransferase, producing MEAVVANPHRIVRRFVLKIAHAAEDPAVIDMENAALQHLAAVASDLPLPRLVRTLAGEPTTTIDGPAGTHLVRVITALPGRALQSRVHEGQPVSQITAEAVGARCPRLSVALQGFFHPAAGRELDWDVRRLRELSARRGAPRIPSRTAHALARLTALPAGVQHGDVTLTNVLTDTDGVLTGIVDLGDMHHTAAVCDLAATLTSVLRGVEARRSGRSPPRCCAAISVTARCNPPRWTCWGAGDRPVADHARCLGPPGAAASRQHRLHHPVRR from the coding sequence GTGGAGGCCGTGGTCGCGAACCCCCACCGCATCGTGCGTCGGTTCGTGCTGAAGATCGCCCACGCGGCCGAGGATCCCGCCGTGATCGACATGGAGAACGCTGCGCTGCAGCACCTGGCCGCGGTCGCCTCCGACCTGCCGCTTCCGCGGCTGGTCCGCACCCTCGCCGGCGAGCCGACCACCACGATCGACGGACCGGCGGGCACTCACCTGGTCCGGGTGATCACCGCGCTGCCCGGCCGGGCGTTGCAGAGCCGGGTCCACGAGGGGCAGCCCGTCAGCCAGATCACCGCCGAGGCGGTGGGTGCCAGATGTCCCCGACTCTCGGTGGCGTTGCAAGGGTTCTTCCATCCCGCGGCCGGCCGCGAGCTCGACTGGGACGTGCGACGGCTCAGGGAGCTGTCCGCCCGTCGTGGCGCGCCGCGGATCCCGTCTCGAACGGCTCATGCCCTGGCGCGGCTCACGGCGCTGCCGGCGGGCGTGCAGCACGGCGACGTCACGCTGACGAACGTGCTCACCGACACCGATGGTGTCCTGACCGGCATCGTCGACCTCGGCGACATGCACCACACCGCCGCGGTGTGCGACCTGGCCGCCACGCTCACCTCGGTGCTGCGTGGGGTCGAGGCGAGACGCTCTGGTCGCTCACCGCCGCGGTGTTGCGCGGCTATCAGCGTCACCGCCCGCTGCAACCCGCCGAGGTGGACGTGCTGGGGAGCTGGTGATCGCCCGGTTGCTGATCACGCTCGCTGTCTCGGCCCACCGGGAGCCGCAGCATCTCGACAACACCGACTACATCACCCAGTACGACGCTGA
- a CDS encoding aminotransferase class III-fold pyridoxal phosphate-dependent enzyme encodes MIARLLITLAVSAHREPQHLDNTDYITQYDADSQALLDRLTAITPGSLRGRLRRLAGLGAPGLPGAPASSSQDLLTRRRAVQARGLSPLFYAEPLDIVAAEGVWLTARDGRRYLDGYNNVAVVGPDHPSVVSAITRQAPVLHTHSRYLHPNVIELAERLVASMPPGSGLDTCLFTASGTEANELAWRLSVEYTSAVAGRPCRVSRRGRRGDHRLERLSRVLAVAGRPVVHGVARRVSACGRGHLRRPGAARRPAHARRRAGPHRGRCGRAARGRAPPGHSDRRLDVHQRRRADRAARVHGGSGGRRPRGRRALRRRRGADRVRAQRTQAVVVRRAGRQADVVTMGKPMGAGYPIAATITRREIADVLASRYEFFSTFAGNPVGTAASLAVLDILEDQVIDGLRSRRTPSGWGSRCVSERRRCARSTSGRARPTRRSQCAATG; translated from the coding sequence GTGATCGCCCGGTTGCTGATCACGCTCGCTGTCTCGGCCCACCGGGAGCCGCAGCATCTCGACAACACCGACTACATCACCCAGTACGACGCTGATTCGCAGGCTCTGCTCGACCGGTTGACGGCGATCACGCCCGGTTCGCTGCGTGGTCGGCTGCGCCGGTTGGCCGGGCTGGGGGCGCCGGGCCTTCCGGGCGCCCCGGCGTCGTCCTCGCAGGATCTGCTCACCCGGCGACGCGCCGTCCAGGCCAGGGGTCTGTCACCGCTGTTCTACGCCGAACCGTTGGACATCGTGGCGGCCGAAGGGGTCTGGCTGACCGCCCGCGACGGTCGGCGCTATCTCGACGGCTACAACAACGTGGCCGTGGTCGGCCCTGATCACCCGAGTGTGGTCTCGGCGATCACCCGGCAGGCACCGGTGCTGCACACCCACAGCCGCTACCTGCACCCCAATGTGATCGAGCTGGCCGAGCGGTTGGTGGCCTCGATGCCGCCCGGGTCGGGGCTGGACACCTGCCTGTTCACCGCCTCGGGCACCGAGGCCAACGAACTGGCCTGGCGACTGAGCGTCGAGTACACCAGCGCGGTCGCGGGCCGTCCCTGCCGGGTATCCCGCCGGGGACGTCGGGGCGATCATCGGCTCGAACGCCTATCACGGGTCCTCGCGGTGGCTGGCCGACCTGTCGTCCATGGAGTGGCCCGCCGGGTATCGGCCTGCGGGCGTGGCCACCTTCGACGGCCCGGTGCAGCACGACGCCCTGCTCACGCGCGCCGAAGGGCTGGCCCGCATCGAGGCCGCTGCGGCCGAGCTGCGCGCGGCAGGGCGCCACCCGGCCATAGTGATCGCCGACTCGATGTTCACCAGCGAAGGCGTGCGGACCGTGCCGCCCGAGTTCATGGCGGCTCTGGTGGACGGCGCCCACGCGGCCGGCGCGCTCTACGTCGCCGACGAGGTGCAGATCGGGTTCGGGCGCAGCGGACCCAAGCTGTGGTGGTTCGCCGAGCTGGGCGTCAGGCCGACGTGGTGACGATGGGCAAGCCGATGGGGGCCGGCTACCCGATCGCTGCCACCATCACCCGGCGCGAGATCGCCGACGTGCTGGCCTCGCGGTACGAGTTCTTCTCGACCTTCGCGGGCAATCCGGTGGGCACGGCGGCGTCCCTGGCGGTGCTCGACATCCTCGAGGACCAGGTGATCGACGGGCTCCGATCCCGGCGCACGCCGTCCGGTTGGGGCAGCAGGTGCGTGAGCGAGCGGCGGCGGTGCGCGAGAAGCACCTCGGGGCGAGCGAGGCCGACGAGGCGAAGCCAGTGCGCGGCCACGGGCTGA
- a CDS encoding MerR family transcriptional regulator: protein MGTTSACSPAGRLDNGHRRYGPDHQARLEMVRMCQALGCSTEEVQLILDAPNPAVRAAYAERTLPVVRERLEVLLVAVRVLEHVAVCQHPDAASCGAWMQSVMGPSPSRGNS from the coding sequence ATTGGGACGACATCGGCCTGCTCCCCGGCGGGCCGACTCGACAACGGACACCGGCGATACGGGCCGGATCACCAGGCCCGGCTGGAGATGGTGCGCATGTGCCAGGCCCTCGGCTGCTCCACCGAGGAGGTGCAGCTGATCCTGGACGCACCGAATCCCGCCGTGCGAGCCGCCTATGCCGAGCGCACACTGCCCGTGGTGCGCGAACGCCTCGAGGTTCTGCTCGTCGCCGTTCGAGTCCTCGAGCACGTTGCCGTGTGCCAGCATCCGGACGCCGCCAGTTGCGGCGCCTGGATGCAGTCGGTGATGGGTCCGAGTCCGAGTCGTGGAAATAGTTAA
- a CDS encoding DUF3145 domain-containing protein, producing MAGVTTRGVLFVHSAPRALCPHIEWAAGGVLGVRLSLDWIVQPAASGMLRTELSWQASPGTGAKLTSALRGWAHLRYEVTEEPSSGVDGARWSHTPELGIFHAVTDAHGNVLVPEDRIRCAMSAEDSTGMLAELDLALGRAWDDELEPFRYAGEGAPVRWLHRVG from the coding sequence ATGGCCGGTGTGACCACGCGCGGCGTCCTGTTCGTACACTCGGCGCCGCGTGCGTTGTGCCCGCACATCGAGTGGGCAGCAGGCGGCGTACTCGGCGTCCGTTTGTCGTTGGACTGGATCGTTCAGCCCGCGGCGTCCGGCATGCTGCGCACAGAGCTGTCCTGGCAGGCGAGCCCCGGTACCGGGGCGAAGCTGACGTCAGCGCTGCGCGGCTGGGCTCACCTGCGATACGAGGTGACCGAGGAGCCGAGCTCCGGGGTGGACGGCGCCCGGTGGAGCCACACTCCCGAACTGGGGATCTTCCACGCGGTGACGGACGCCCACGGCAACGTGCTGGTGCCGGAGGACCGGATCCGCTGCGCGATGAGCGCCGAGGACTCCACCGGCATGCTGGCCGAACTCGACCTGGCCCTCGGGCGGGCCTGGGACGACGAGCTCGAGCCCTTCCGGTACGCCGGCGAGGGCGCCCCCGTCCGCTGGCTCCACCGCGTCGGCTGA
- a CDS encoding acyl carrier protein: MALSEQEILSGLAELISTEMEIPAETISAEQSLTDDLKIDSLSMITIVYNAEEKFGVRIPDDEANKLVTVQDAVDYIKNNQG, encoded by the coding sequence ATGGCATTGAGCGAGCAGGAGATCCTCAGCGGTCTGGCCGAGCTGATCAGCACCGAGATGGAGATCCCGGCCGAGACCATCTCCGCCGAGCAGAGCCTGACCGACGATCTGAAGATCGACTCCCTGTCGATGATCACGATCGTCTACAACGCCGAGGAGAAGTTCGGGGTGCGCATTCCGGACGACGAGGCGAACAAGCTCGTCACCGTCCAGGACGCGGTGGACTACATCAAGAACAACCAGGGCTGA
- a CDS encoding ketoacyl-ACP synthase III produces the protein MSVGSYRPERVVTNEEICRTIDSSDAWIRERSGIVTRRFAAPDESVTDMAEQAAIAAIAKAGIAASDVDAVLVATVTHPYQTPSAATLLAHRIGATPAAALDISAACAGFCYALALATDMVRGGSARHVLVVGVEKLSDFVDPHDRGTAFLFADGAGAVVVGPSDTPAIGPTVWGSDGAQWETISNKSSWIDYRDGGHQEWPWLRMDGQPVFRWAVWAMSPVAQKALDAAGIGAAELDAFIPHQANVRIVDAMVKQLRLPSNVVIARDIVESGNTSAASIPLAMDRMLSSGEIHSGGLALLIGFGAGLAYASQVVELP, from the coding sequence ATGTCGGTGGGTAGCTACCGTCCCGAGCGGGTGGTGACCAACGAGGAGATCTGCCGGACCATCGACTCCTCCGACGCCTGGATCCGCGAGCGTTCCGGAATCGTCACGCGACGTTTCGCTGCCCCCGACGAGTCCGTGACCGACATGGCCGAGCAGGCCGCGATCGCGGCGATCGCCAAGGCGGGTATCGCGGCGTCCGATGTCGACGCGGTGCTGGTCGCCACCGTCACCCACCCCTACCAGACCCCCTCGGCCGCCACGCTGCTCGCCCACCGCATCGGCGCCACCCCCGCCGCCGCGCTGGACATCTCCGCCGCCTGCGCCGGCTTCTGCTACGCCCTGGCCCTGGCCACCGACATGGTGCGCGGCGGCTCGGCCCGGCACGTCCTGGTCGTCGGCGTCGAGAAGCTGTCCGACTTCGTCGACCCGCACGACCGGGGCACCGCCTTTCTGTTCGCCGACGGAGCCGGTGCGGTGGTGGTCGGGCCGAGCGACACCCCGGCCATCGGCCCCACGGTATGGGGCTCGGACGGCGCCCAGTGGGAGACGATCAGCAACAAGTCCTCGTGGATCGACTACCGCGACGGCGGTCACCAGGAATGGCCGTGGCTGCGGATGGACGGTCAGCCGGTCTTCCGGTGGGCGGTCTGGGCGATGTCCCCCGTGGCCCAGAAGGCGCTCGATGCGGCGGGCATCGGCGCGGCCGAGCTGGACGCCTTCATCCCCCATCAGGCGAACGTCCGGATCGTCGATGCGATGGTCAAGCAGCTGCGGCTGCCCTCGAACGTCGTCATCGCCCGTGACATCGTCGAGTCGGGCAACACCTCGGCGGCCTCCATTCCGCTCGCGATGGATCGGATGTTGTCCTCCGGCGAGATCCACTCCGGCGGACTGGCACTCTTGATCGGCTTCGGCGCCGGGTTGGCCTACGCCTCCCAGGTGGTCGAACTGCCCTAG
- a CDS encoding ACP S-malonyltransferase: MLAITCPGQGAQTPGFLQPWLDVDGVAERLGWLSAVSGVDLLTHGTTSDADTIRDTAIAQPLIVAAALAVAPAILGGAGGPTGSGGSTGAAPADAVVAGHSVGEFAAAALAGVLSAEQAIVLVRERGRAMAAASAVTPTGMSAVVGGDPTEVSEVIEKFGLTAANVNGSGQVVAAGTLEQLAELAAAPPARARVIPLQVAGAFHTHHMAPAVDVLAQLAAAVTPAAPTARLLSNADGAVLDSPTQALGRLVTQVSNPVRWDRCLQTLADLGVTALIELPPAGTLVGLAKRALPGVELLAVKTPDDLDAARDLVARHSGATAAAASGAIA; encoded by the coding sequence GTGCTCGCCATCACCTGCCCCGGGCAGGGCGCCCAGACGCCCGGCTTCCTCCAGCCCTGGCTCGACGTGGACGGGGTGGCCGAACGACTCGGCTGGCTCTCCGCCGTGTCCGGCGTCGACCTGCTGACCCACGGCACCACCTCCGATGCCGACACGATCCGCGACACCGCGATCGCCCAGCCGCTGATCGTGGCCGCGGCGCTCGCCGTGGCCCCCGCGATCCTCGGCGGAGCCGGAGGCCCAACGGGTTCCGGCGGCTCCACCGGTGCAGCCCCGGCCGACGCCGTGGTGGCCGGGCACTCGGTCGGTGAGTTCGCCGCCGCGGCGCTGGCCGGCGTCCTGAGCGCCGAACAGGCCATCGTGCTGGTCCGCGAACGGGGTCGCGCCATGGCCGCTGCCAGCGCCGTCACCCCCACCGGCATGAGTGCGGTGGTCGGTGGCGACCCGACCGAGGTGAGCGAGGTCATCGAGAAGTTCGGCCTGACGGCAGCGAACGTGAACGGGTCCGGCCAGGTGGTCGCCGCCGGCACCCTCGAGCAACTGGCCGAGCTCGCCGCTGCCCCGCCGGCGCGGGCCCGCGTCATTCCGTTGCAGGTCGCTGGTGCGTTCCACACCCACCACATGGCCCCGGCGGTCGACGTCCTGGCCCAGCTCGCGGCGGCGGTCACGCCGGCTGCGCCGACGGCCCGGCTGCTGTCCAACGCGGACGGCGCGGTGCTCGACTCGCCCACCCAGGCGCTGGGACGGCTGGTGACCCAGGTGTCGAACCCCGTCCGCTGGGACCGCTGCCTGCAGACCCTGGCCGACCTCGGGGTGACCGCACTGATCGAACTGCCACCGGCCGGCACCTTGGTGGGTCTGGCCAAGCGCGCCCTACCCGGAGTGGAGTTGCTCGCGGTGAAGACCCCCGATGATCTGGACGCGGCCCGCGACCTGGTCGCCCGGCACAGCGGAGCAACCGCCGCCGCGGCCTCCGGAGCAATCGCGTGA
- a CDS encoding helix-turn-helix domain-containing protein: MDERLAWYRALRPEDRTWVGVIAHAGITAFVEWYRRPSDPVALTANVFGAAPRELTRSISLQQTLDLLRTVVDVVEERASLHAAPGAQQAVREAVLRFSREVAFAAAGIYAHAAEMRGAWDARLEALVVDALVRGEPDEALHSRAAALGWAEGYQVAVLAGRVPPVADQDSVEDVAAEIRRHARKLGADALVSVQGERLVVVLGHPEDPLALAPDLTSHYGDGPVVTGPVVAALGEASRSARAAITGLAAARARPDAPRPVSADDLLPERVLAGDPDARAALIERGYRPLAAAGTSLLETTATYLALGTSVEATARHLFVHSNTVRYRLRRTTEITGWDPTDARDAFVLQVAIALGRLGPPDRLFRGNLQVFGPGFVGDSAT; this comes from the coding sequence ATGGACGAGCGGCTGGCCTGGTATCGCGCGCTGCGCCCGGAGGACCGCACCTGGGTCGGGGTGATCGCCCACGCCGGGATCACCGCCTTCGTGGAGTGGTATCGCCGCCCCAGTGACCCGGTTGCGTTGACCGCCAACGTGTTCGGCGCCGCACCGCGCGAGCTGACCCGGTCGATCTCGCTGCAGCAGACCCTCGACCTGCTGCGCACCGTGGTCGACGTGGTCGAGGAACGGGCCAGCCTGCACGCCGCCCCCGGAGCCCAGCAGGCGGTGCGTGAGGCGGTGCTGCGTTTCTCGCGCGAGGTCGCCTTCGCCGCCGCCGGCATCTACGCCCACGCGGCCGAGATGCGCGGCGCCTGGGACGCTCGGCTCGAGGCCTTGGTGGTCGACGCGCTGGTGCGCGGCGAGCCGGACGAGGCGCTGCACTCGCGCGCCGCCGCGCTCGGCTGGGCCGAGGGCTATCAGGTGGCGGTGCTCGCCGGCCGGGTGCCACCGGTCGCCGACCAGGATTCGGTCGAGGACGTCGCCGCCGAGATCCGGCGGCATGCCCGCAAGCTCGGGGCCGACGCCTTGGTGAGCGTGCAGGGCGAGCGGCTGGTCGTCGTCCTGGGTCACCCGGAGGATCCCTTGGCGTTGGCCCCCGACCTCACCAGTCACTACGGCGACGGCCCGGTGGTGACCGGCCCCGTCGTGGCGGCCCTGGGTGAGGCGAGCCGCTCCGCCCGCGCGGCGATCACCGGCCTGGCCGCCGCACGCGCCCGTCCCGACGCACCACGCCCGGTGAGCGCCGACGACCTGTTGCCCGAACGGGTGCTCGCCGGCGACCCCGATGCCCGAGCGGCGCTGATCGAACGGGGGTACCGGCCGCTGGCCGCAGCCGGCACCTCTCTGCTCGAGACCACCGCCACCTATCTGGCACTGGGCACCTCGGTCGAGGCGACGGCTCGCCATCTGTTCGTGCACTCCAACACCGTGCGCTACCGGCTGCGACGCACCACCGAGATCACCGGATGGGATCCCACCGACGCCCGCGATGCCTTCGTGTTGCAGGTGGCCATCGCGCTCGGGCGGCTCGGCCCCCCCGATCGACTCTTTAGAGGAAACCTCCAAGTCTTTGGTCCCGGCTTCGTCGGCGATTCGGCCACCTGA
- the ppk2 gene encoding polyphosphate kinase 2 codes for MAHGTRQGEERLLHPSRRCHAPGAAEDNKPKVHRLSRIEYESELIKLQNELVQLQEWVKATGQRLVVIFEGRDAAGKGSTIKRVTEFLNPRVARIVALPVPTERQRTQWYFQRYIEHLPAAGEIVLFDRSWYNRAGVERVMGFCTPEEYRRFLHQCPAFERMLVEDGFILRKYWFSVSDEEQERRFQSRVQDPLRRWKFSPNDLLTRDRWVDFSRAKDEMFVHTDLPEAPWYVIEADIKRHARLNTIAHLLSTVPYEHVQAPPIQLPPRPAAQDYERPPRELFHAVPDYAGGMLEKLDAEKAHRKAEKETKKAAKPATKQAGA; via the coding sequence TTGGCGCATGGCACACGACAAGGCGAAGAGCGCCTCCTCCACCCGTCGCGCCGTTGTCACGCCCCGGGGGCGGCGGAAGACAACAAGCCGAAGGTCCACCGGCTCTCCCGGATCGAGTATGAATCCGAACTGATCAAGCTGCAGAACGAGCTGGTCCAACTGCAGGAATGGGTCAAGGCCACCGGGCAACGCCTCGTCGTGATCTTCGAGGGCCGTGACGCCGCCGGCAAGGGCAGCACCATCAAGCGGGTCACCGAGTTCCTCAACCCCCGTGTCGCCCGCATCGTCGCGCTGCCGGTCCCCACCGAGCGCCAGCGCACCCAGTGGTACTTCCAGCGCTACATCGAGCACCTGCCCGCCGCGGGCGAGATCGTGTTGTTCGACCGCTCCTGGTACAACCGCGCCGGCGTCGAACGGGTGATGGGTTTCTGCACCCCCGAGGAGTACCGCCGCTTCCTCCACCAGTGCCCCGCCTTCGAGCGGATGCTGGTCGAGGACGGGTTCATCCTGCGCAAGTACTGGTTCTCGGTCAGCGACGAAGAGCAGGAGCGCCGGTTCCAGTCCCGCGTGCAGGACCCGTTGCGGCGGTGGAAGTTCTCGCCGAACGACCTGCTGACCCGGGACCGCTGGGTCGACTTCTCGCGGGCCAAGGACGAGATGTTCGTCCACACCGACCTGCCCGAGGCGCCCTGGTACGTCATCGAGGCCGACATCAAGCGCCACGCCCGGCTGAACACGATCGCCCACCTGCTCTCGACCGTGCCCTACGAGCACGTGCAGGCGCCCCCGATTCAGCTGCCGCCACGGCCTGCCGCTCAGGACTACGAGCGCCCGCCGCGCGAGCTCTTCCACGCGGTGCCCGACTACGCCGGTGGCATGCTCGAGAAGCTCGACGCCGAGAAGGCTCATCGCAAGGCCGAGAAGGAGACCAAGAAGGCCGCCAAGCCCGCCACCAAGCAGGCCGGCGCCTGA
- a CDS encoding DUF3052 domain-containing protein has protein sequence MRVRREPAVRLGGQDVGATAESAAEQSRAGKLGFKPGQMVQEFGYDGDVDLDLRTQIEDVTGHELVDEDNQDVVVDAVIFWWREEDGDLVDALMDSLTNLAEGGVIWLFTPKAGRDGHVEPSEIEEAAPTAGLHATSTVSACADWTGTRLATPRGGRR, from the coding sequence ATGCGCGTGCGACGGGAACCAGCAGTGAGACTTGGAGGGCAGGACGTGGGCGCGACCGCGGAGTCCGCGGCGGAGCAGTCGAGGGCCGGGAAGCTGGGTTTCAAGCCTGGTCAGATGGTCCAGGAGTTCGGGTACGACGGCGACGTCGACCTGGACCTGCGCACGCAGATCGAGGATGTGACCGGCCATGAGCTGGTCGACGAGGACAATCAGGACGTTGTTGTCGATGCGGTCATCTTCTGGTGGCGCGAAGAGGACGGCGACCTGGTCGATGCCTTGATGGACAGCCTGACCAACCTCGCCGAAGGGGGTGTGATCTGGTTGTTCACGCCGAAGGCGGGTCGTGACGGCCATGTCGAGCCCTCCGAGATCGAGGAGGCTGCGCCGACCGCCGGACTGCACGCCACCAGCACGGTCAGTGCCTGTGCGGACTGGACCGGAACCCGGCTGGCCACCCCGCGAGGTGGCCGGCGCTGA
- a CDS encoding Nif3-like dinuclear metal center hexameric protein: protein MTSDTRPPVLAEVIDVLEHLYDPTWARDWDRVGLVCGDPRAPIRRVLLAVDPVTAVVDEALDWHADLVLTHHPLLLRPVHSVAATTAKGRLVHRLVRADCALYTAHTNADAAAPGVSDALARVLGLRDLSPLSADDPDPIDKIVTFVPQEAADLVVDALSKAGAGAVGEYARCAFTAVGIGTFVPGAGATPSIGEAGRREDVAEVRLEMVLPRPARHQVIAALRLAHPYEQPVFDIYELASWSSARGIGRVGRLAVPTTLREFALLVAEALPATAQGVRITGEPTAMIERVAVCGGAGDSLLGAARAAGVDAYVTADLRHHPTSEACEEAGDGPPYLVDVAHWSSEWPWLAGVANRLEGLLEAAGTPIEVHVSARSTDPWTFRVPSPGGVVR, encoded by the coding sequence GTGACCAGCGACACCCGTCCTCCTGTCCTCGCCGAGGTCATCGACGTCCTCGAGCACCTCTACGACCCCACCTGGGCCCGTGACTGGGATCGCGTGGGTTTGGTCTGCGGCGATCCGCGAGCGCCGATCCGGCGGGTGCTGCTCGCCGTCGACCCGGTGACCGCGGTGGTCGACGAGGCGCTCGACTGGCACGCCGACCTGGTGCTCACCCACCACCCGTTGCTGCTGCGCCCGGTGCACAGCGTGGCCGCCACCACCGCCAAGGGCCGGCTGGTGCATCGGCTGGTGCGCGCCGACTGTGCCCTGTACACCGCCCACACCAATGCGGACGCCGCGGCGCCCGGTGTCTCCGACGCCCTCGCTCGGGTGCTCGGCCTGCGGGACCTGTCGCCCCTGTCGGCCGATGATCCCGATCCCATCGACAAGATCGTCACCTTCGTCCCCCAGGAGGCCGCCGATCTGGTGGTCGACGCGTTGTCGAAAGCCGGCGCGGGTGCGGTCGGCGAGTACGCCCGCTGCGCCTTCACGGCCGTCGGCATCGGGACCTTCGTGCCCGGCGCCGGCGCCACTCCCTCGATCGGCGAGGCGGGACGGCGCGAGGACGTCGCCGAGGTGCGTCTCGAGATGGTGCTGCCGCGCCCGGCACGCCATCAGGTGATCGCCGCACTGCGGCTGGCCCATCCGTACGAGCAGCCGGTGTTCGACATCTACGAGCTGGCCTCGTGGAGTTCGGCCCGGGGCATCGGCCGGGTCGGGCGGCTGGCCGTCCCGACGACACTGCGTGAGTTCGCCCTCCTGGTGGCCGAGGCGCTCCCCGCGACGGCCCAGGGGGTGCGGATCACCGGCGAGCCGACCGCCATGATCGAACGGGTTGCGGTGTGTGGTGGGGCGGGCGATTCCCTGCTCGGTGCGGCCCGGGCCGCCGGGGTCGACGCCTATGTCACCGCCGACCTGCGTCATCACCCGACCAGTGAGGCCTGTGAGGAGGCCGGTGACGGACCGCCCTACCTCGTGGACGTCGCGCACTGGTCGAGCGAATGGCCGTGGCTGGCGGGTGTGGCCAACCGGTTGGAGGGCCTGTTGGAGGCGGCCGGGACCCCGATCGAGGTGCACGTCTCGGCGCGCAGCACCGATCCGTGGACCTTCCGGGTGCCCAGCCCGGGCGGAGTTGTCCGCTAG